Proteins encoded together in one Maridesulfovibrio bastinii DSM 16055 window:
- the tmcA gene encoding acidic tetraheme cytochrome c3 TmcA — MLKRIFTLAVVAACVFLYMLPAFSQEDITTLFDPAFKVHQRPAAVFNHDVHNEKAGIDDCAVCHHVWEDGKLVPDESSEDQKCSDCHKVKPESGKTSLRNAFHKRCTDCHLKMKKGPVTCAGCHPKEGHIPAAPAEHE, encoded by the coding sequence ATGCTGAAAAGGATATTCACTCTTGCGGTGGTCGCGGCCTGTGTCTTTCTCTATATGTTGCCCGCATTCAGTCAGGAAGATATTACAACTCTGTTTGATCCTGCTTTCAAGGTTCACCAGAGACCTGCTGCGGTTTTCAACCATGACGTACATAATGAGAAAGCCGGAATTGATGATTGTGCAGTCTGCCACCATGTCTGGGAAGATGGTAAACTTGTGCCTGATGAAAGCTCTGAAGATCAGAAGTGCTCTGACTGCCACAAAGTTAAACCTGAATCCGGAAAAACAAGTCTGCGTAACGCTTTCCATAAACGTTGCACCGACTGCCATCTTAAAATGAAAAAAGGCCCTGTAACCTGTGCCGGATGCCATCCTAAAGAAGGACATATTCCGGCTGCACCAGCAGAGCACGAATAA
- the tmcC gene encoding TmcC family electron transfer complex membrane anchor subunit: MNSIYAFVVGPLAWIAWGIFILGSIYRLTSMYSLAKKKDGSSLYYMNWKYSLRSILHWLNPVGTLGWQRSPVTALVTFIFHICLVLVPIFLLGHVVLWDQFFGISWPTIPENISDILSIVVVVCCIYFGLRRFLQRDVRYLTSSKDWLALAVPGLVFLTGVLAYHQIGDATVMLTLHILCGEFMLASIPFTRLSHMLFTVFTRAYIGSEFGGVRRVKDW, encoded by the coding sequence ATGAACAGTATTTACGCATTCGTGGTAGGTCCTCTGGCATGGATTGCCTGGGGAATTTTTATTCTAGGTTCAATATACAGACTTACTTCAATGTACAGTCTGGCTAAAAAGAAAGACGGTTCTTCCCTCTATTATATGAATTGGAAGTACAGCCTGCGTTCCATTCTGCACTGGTTGAATCCGGTAGGAACCCTCGGCTGGCAGCGCAGCCCCGTTACTGCACTGGTAACTTTCATTTTTCACATTTGTCTTGTTCTCGTGCCCATTTTTCTGCTCGGGCATGTGGTCCTCTGGGATCAGTTCTTCGGCATCAGCTGGCCGACAATTCCCGAAAATATTTCCGACATACTCTCCATAGTGGTTGTTGTGTGCTGTATCTATTTCGGTCTGCGTCGTTTTCTGCAGCGTGATGTGCGTTACCTTACTTCATCAAAAGACTGGCTGGCACTTGCTGTTCCCGGACTGGTCTTTCTTACCGGAGTACTGGCATACCATCAGATAGGTGATGCCACGGTAATGCTCACTCTGCATATCCTTTGTGGTGAATTCATGCTGGCAAGCATTCCTTTCACCCGTTTAAGCCATATGCTGTTTACCGTATTCACCAGAGCTTATATCGGTTCCGAATTCGGTGGTGTACGCCGCGTTAAAGACTGGTAG
- the tmcB gene encoding electron transfer complex ferredoxin TmcB gives MTFDRKIEDVGLERGVSRLTPERIETTIRSVLEGETGAKLKVYAETCMHCGLCSEACHYYMSHDGDPTYSPAGKVQQTLGEILRKNCKVDGEFVYQMAQIAYTECNLCRRCVHFCPVGIDTGYIMSTMRRICHKLGVTPQYIQDTAHSHSATMNQMWLKDDEWIDTLQWQEDEARDELPDLRIPIHKEGADIYYSVIAPEPKFRTQLIYQAAYIFNVAGVDFTMPADPGWDNSDMCMFSGDFEMMGRLKKRHFESALDLKCKRIVMGECGHAFRSIYDNGNRWDGWDMYPIEVIHSVEFFWDLISSGKIKIAEKFKEPITIHDPCNIIRGRGLMEQSRKLAHALCENVVEMTPNLEHNYCCAAGGGVINCGPPFKNVRMTGNRVKAEQLKATGVKTILAPCHNCHGGLEDLVHYYELGMDIKFFGDLIYELMEKPEVE, from the coding sequence ATGACGTTTGACAGGAAAATTGAAGATGTCGGACTTGAACGGGGTGTTTCCCGTTTAACTCCGGAACGCATCGAAACAACTATACGGTCCGTCCTTGAAGGCGAAACCGGTGCCAAGCTTAAAGTCTATGCGGAAACCTGCATGCACTGCGGACTTTGTTCCGAGGCCTGCCATTATTATATGTCCCATGACGGTGATCCAACCTATTCACCGGCTGGTAAGGTTCAGCAGACTCTTGGCGAAATTCTTCGCAAAAACTGCAAAGTGGATGGCGAGTTCGTATATCAGATGGCTCAGATTGCTTATACTGAGTGCAACCTCTGCCGCCGCTGCGTGCATTTTTGCCCGGTTGGTATTGATACCGGATATATTATGAGTACCATGCGCCGTATCTGCCATAAACTCGGAGTTACTCCGCAGTATATTCAGGATACCGCTCACAGCCATTCCGCAACCATGAACCAGATGTGGCTCAAGGATGATGAATGGATTGATACCCTTCAGTGGCAGGAAGATGAAGCCAGAGACGAACTTCCGGATCTGCGCATTCCTATCCATAAGGAAGGGGCTGATATCTACTACTCCGTTATTGCTCCGGAACCTAAATTCCGTACCCAGCTTATTTATCAGGCCGCTTACATTTTTAATGTTGCCGGTGTTGATTTCACCATGCCTGCCGATCCGGGCTGGGATAACTCTGACATGTGCATGTTCTCCGGTGACTTTGAAATGATGGGGCGTCTTAAAAAACGTCACTTCGAATCAGCTCTGGACCTTAAGTGCAAGCGTATTGTCATGGGTGAGTGCGGACATGCTTTCCGTTCCATTTATGATAACGGAAACCGTTGGGACGGATGGGATATGTATCCCATTGAAGTTATACATTCGGTTGAATTTTTCTGGGATCTTATCAGTTCCGGAAAGATTAAAATTGCCGAGAAATTCAAAGAGCCGATAACCATTCACGATCCCTGTAATATTATCAGGGGACGCGGTTTGATGGAACAGTCCCGTAAGCTGGCCCATGCGCTTTGTGAAAATGTTGTTGAAATGACTCCGAACCTTGAGCACAACTATTGCTGTGCCGCTGGCGGCGGTGTCATCAACTGCGGTCCTCCGTTCAAGAATGTCCGTATGACCGGTAACCGGGTCAAGGCCGAACAGCTCAAGGCAACCGGAGTTAAGACTATACTTGCTCCATGTCATAACTGCCACGGCGGACTTGAAGATCTGGTTCATTATTATGAACTTGGTATGGACATTAAGTTCTTCGGTGATCTTATCTATGAACTCATGGAAAAACCCGAAGTAGAATAA